The DNA window ATTCCATAGTTTTTTCGGATATTGAGGTTTGTGTTAACTGCATTAAAGGTAAACAGACCATAGTGAAGAGGACAAGTGCTTATCGAGCTACAGAAGTCTTAGAGTTGATACATACAGACATTTGTGGGCCATTTTCTACACCTTCGTGGAATGGTCAACAATACTCTGTATCATTCACAAATGATTATTCTCGATATGGCTATCTTTACCTCATAAGGGAAAAATCTGAGACAGTGGACATGTTCAAAGcatttaaggttgaagttgaaaATCAACTCAACAAACGCATTAAGATCGTCCGATTTGACCGTGGAGGTGAATATTACGGTAGAAATGATGGATCGGGTGAACAACGTCCAGGCCCTTTTGCTGACTTCCTTAAAGAGTGTGGAATAGTCCCTCAATACACCATATCGGGTTCTCCTAGCATGAATGGTGTTGCAGAGAGACGTAATCGCACATTAAAAGATATGGTTCGAAGTATAATATATCAAACTACTTTGCCAAAATCTTTTTGGGGGGAAGCATTAAAAAATGCAGTCTACATTCTTAATCGAGTACCGACTAAAGCGACAtttaaaacaccttatgaactcGGGATTGGGCGTAAACCCAGCTTACGTCATTTTAGGGTGTGGGGATGTCCAGCTGAGGCAAGGCGTTATATGCCAAATGAACCAAAGCTAGCATCTCGTACGGTGAGTAGTCACTTTATTGGTTACTCGGAATGGTCAAAGGGGTATAAGTTTTATGATCCCACATCAAGAAACATTTTTGAGACGGGTACTGCCACGTTCTTTGAGAATGTTGAGTTTGGGGGGAGAAATACAATTTCAGACTTTTCTTTAAAGGATCAAGAAATCACCAAAGTGATTGACCTGACACCTCAAGAAGGATTAGTCATTCTGACTCCCATACAGTTTCAAGATACAATTGAGGAACCCATTCAAATTGAACGGGAACACCAAGTTGTAgctgaagaacaaactcaagaaaCTCAAGAATATATTGTTCAAGAGCCAACGTTATTACGTAGATCCACTAGAGAACGGAGAAATATCATTCCGAATGATTATGTGacatttcttcaagaaaatgaggacaaTGGTGGCATGACTGAGGATGATCCTATCAACTTTTGTCATGCCATGAAGGGTCTTAATTCGGATAAATGGATCGAAACAATGCGTGATGAGTATAAATCAATGCAAGACAATAAGGTTTGGGAACTTGTCCTATTGTCAGAAGGTGCAAAACTCGtaggttgtaaatggatttttaaaaccaaacgggATGTTAATGGAAATGTGGAGAGGTATAAAGCACGTCTTGTAGCTAAAGGTTATACTCAGAAAAAGGGAATTGACTATAAAGAGACTTTCTCTCCGGTTTCTTCGAAAGACTCTTTTAGGACAATCATGGCTCTAGTGGCACATTTTGATTTGGAGCTTCATCAGATGGATGTAAAGACAATGTTTCTGAATGGTGACATTGATGAAACAATCTATATGGTACAACTTGAAAGTTTTGAGGTCGATGACCCGAAACAAATGGTttgtaaattaagaaaatttatcTATGGACTAAAACAAGCGTCTCGCCAGTGGTATcacaaattttatcaaataattcttTCATACGGTTTTGAAATGAATGTAGTTGATGATTGGGTTTATCAAAAGTTTAGTggaagtaaatttatttttttggttttgtatgtggatgacatttTGCTTGCCACAAACGATATGAGCTTCTTGCACGAAACTAAGAAATTTCTTTCGAATaactttgaaatgaaagatcttggtgaaGCATCTTTTGTATTAGGGATCCAAATATACCGTGAAAGATCTAAGTATATTCTTGGTTATCTCAATGGAGCTATATCGATAAAGTGCTTGAACGATTTGGCATGCAGAATTGCAAACCAGGAAATACCCCAGTTGCCAAAGGAGACAAATTCAGTTTAAATCAATGTCCAAAATCAAGTTTAGACATCCATGAAATGCAAAAGATTCCATATGCTTCTGCAGTTGGAAGTCTTATGTATGCACAAGTATGTACGCGTCCGGATATTGCGTTCATAGTTGGTGTGTTAGGAAAATATCTCAATAATCCTGGAATGGATCACTGAAAAGCAGCTAAAAGGGTGATGAGATACCTAAAGAAAACAAAGGATTATATGCTCACATATAGGAGGTTAGACCATTTGGAGATCGTTGGGTATTCTGATTCCGATTTTGCGGGTTGCCCACACAATAAGAGATCTACATCCAGCTGCGTTTATACATTGGTTGGAGGAGCCATTTTTTGGCATAGTGCCAAACAGACACTTGTTACTAGCTCTACTATGGAGGCTGAATTTGTGGCATGTTTTGAAGCATCACATTAGGGAATTTGGTTAAAGAATTTTGTCACAAGGCTGTACATTATTCCGGGAGTCGAAAGACCTATTAAGATTTTTTGTGACAATAATTCAGCTATTTTGTATTCCAATAACAATAGGAGCTCGTCGAAGTCAAAGCATATTGACATTAAGTTCCTACGTGTGAAAGAAATGGTACAAAGTGGTCAGATTTGCATTGAGCATTTAGGAACAAAATCTATGTTAGCAGACCCCCTAACTAAAGGTGTAACACCTATGGTATTTTACGGGCATACTGCACGTATGGGTGTGTTACAATTTAAGGAAGCTTCATTATAGTGGTAGAGTATGctacaattaattttttgtcAATTGCGCGATGTTTTCTAAAACACTTTTCTGatcagaaataaaatttatttttgacacttttgtacattatattcaaagataaCGATCTCATTAAGTTTGAACCAGAGAAAATTGACATATTCAGGTCACATTAATGTGATTTTCTCTCTACATGTTTCATAATTGATCTATGTCGTTTGATTGCAGTAGTATTAGTGATTATTGTTAGTTTAGCCATAAATATGACGAATGCTTCTTTAGTCCTATATTGCTATGATTGATGGACCAAATTGTTATAAgccctttattttttattgactGATAAATTGAGCTTTTGAAGAATAATGTGTTCATTCGGATACATATTAAttccagtgggagattgttggattttggatttaaatatatatgtagaacatattattagattaaagtcatgggcttaatgattatgaaatgaataattgtagatacccgtttagtatttgtttatttggtgacgtgacaaaataagtattaataatatggtgGGCCTTCTTATATTGTGGGCTTTAACAATATATGGCTTCAACTAGGGTTAGGTCCATGAGAcaagtattatttaagaaacaaGAGAGGGAGATTCAAAAGGAAACTCCCACGccttctctctctcaactctccTCCGTCAATATCAAAGGAGAACGAATAATACTTAGTCTTGGAAGACCTAGCTGTTCCTTTCAAGAACAGATCAATCCGGATCTACAATGGGATCATCTTCAAGTACGCTTCCGCTGCGTTATAATTATAGTCTATATTCATGATTtggataatgataaaaattCCATCAGAAATCTCTCACATTCCGTCAAGACTTTAAATTGTCGACATACTCACTAAAGCCTTACTGAAGACGACATTTGAAGACATGTGTGGCAAGTTAAGAATGTACAACTTGTACCTCCAACTTGAGAACTTGAGGGGAGTGTAAATATTATGTAGTTATTAGTAATAGCACTCATTAATTATGTTAACTGTCCACTAAATATGTTAACTACCCACTAATTAGTCTAACTGTGCACTATTTAACTGTGCACTATTTATTCcttgtatatattattgatagtTGCTCATGTAATGAAAAGGTGAAAACTATATCAGATTATTAGTCTGTTTTCAATTCATCTAATTCTCacaataatatgtaattaacatataaatagaCAATTGATATGGCGAGAGggatatgaataaataattacttaaaaaatataagtaatatgTCTAAATGATTAATATGAGATGATATGAATagataaatatgtatattataatttataatacatcattaattaattagataataaaaaatataatgatccTTTATGGAAATTaggtagattttttttttttttaaatttacttaaaaattattttgttaaagtatcaatttagataatataatttttgattttggaTTGTACTAGCGGACATAGGTGGTTCGATTTATGaaaattacttattttgttgtagggttatttgatcaaataaattataaattatttgagattaaaatttgtgtttattataagtgtattttaatatctttctaggtaacataatttataatttaattagactgataaaataaattataatggtACAAGGAACCATTTCTCAAACTATTGATCAACTTCTTAAACTAACCTATTTTGttcattaattttcaaattaatctaatttcttatttaaactcagtttttttattatatttaaatttattatatatatacatatatatatttaaattgttatttttataaatttaataaatttaaattattatttgtataaattaaattaattatattttgatatatattttaaattattatttttataaatttgattatttatattttaatatatattttaaattattaattttataaatttgattatttatattaatatatatttacatttcaattattatttatataatataataaatatttcatctaacattctaataaataattaataaatactaataaatttaaaatatcttaaccataataatataataattaatcattcataaaaacGATTATAACatcatttctctaaatttttggATGGAGTACTCaaaatttgaatgattttcAAAATGGGTACACTTATTGGAAAGTATcaagaaaattatttgaaaatagcaAAATCAAGGCATCAACACACACAATTATTTTATGCAATGATCAAAGTGGAATCTTTGAGGTGACTATTGCACGTCATAGAATGAATAATGATTCTTGGAAAGGTGGCAACAAACATATCGTTGTCATATGTAAATGATTTTGTTCTTGTGGAAACATATCACTCTCTATGTTCATATATAATTACTGGTTGTATAGTGTAAAGTCTCGATTGGGTTCAATACATCGATACATATCACAATTTAACAACATTTTCTATGATGTGGCACTATGATTTTTACCCCATATCTAACAAATCATATTGGACGTTCCCAATAGTACATCATTGAGAGAAATATGGTAATCTTGTTCCAATGAATAtttaagaaagaagaaaaactaaaGAGGTCAAAGCCAACGTATTCGAACCGAAACTGATAACTCGCGAAGGACCGTCATTTTTGTGAGGTGTGGCTAAGAAGGTCATACGAGACCTAGTCAACGATGTCCTAAGCAAAATCGTAAATAGTTTAAAGAAATGAtgattgtaatattttttattaataattaattattatatactattatggttaagatattttaaatttattagaatttaaagaaaatatttattacgttatataaataataattgaaatttgaatatatatatatatatatatatatatattattacatgggtcatagacgcttccttccaccaaaacacaaatacagaagggataaagagtcgtttgatggtcgaactgattatagagagccccctagattgttaacggggtaagaaagttacgagcaagcatgagacctagaagacataatttcGTTCATCTCACGTTTTGGTGGAGAGTACTCTTTATTTAGCCAAATACATCTGCTATGTAAAATCCTAATTTCGCTCCTCTCACGTTTTGGGCGACACAATTTTTGAAATAGTGATCTTTCACCATTGTACAAATAAGGTAAGCGAAATGATTTTTGCCAAAATCATATCAACTCcaacaaacatttttcaaagCATAATCTGAACGAGAGTTCGAGTAGGCTCGGAGATAATTAACACATAATCCAtaacaataacaaatattattaagatacaAGAAAGAGTCATTCTACAAAATAGAAGCAAATtacaacaatttatttgattttattttataaatgaaaagaGTCTAAGATTAATTTTTAGGATGAGATTTTTCCATGGGTTTAAGTTTCTTGGCCAATTCGACGAGCACGTCAGTCTCCGGGACGACACCCTTTACAGCCTGGTGTGAAAGGAAACAATCTGCCCAGGCCACAAGATTAGGTGTGGTGGATTCTTCTAGAATCTTCACATTCATCATCTTCTCCCCTGTTTTCAACAACCCTAAGAAGCTTCCAAACGAAATATCCAACAACCCAATATTCTCTCCACCAAAAAATGTCTTCCCTTTGCTGGTTTTCATGAAAGCTTCCTCTAACAAGGCTAACCCTTCTCTCACCCTCTCAAATTTAGTTGGTTTTTCTTCCTCTGGCTCCGTAATACAGTACTCAAACAAACAAGGAAACaactgcatgcatgcatgccacaaataattcaaaattttgcaatttataaactaattaatgtATGGTTAGATGTTAATTACCTTGTCGTCCAAATAGGCAGCCCAGAAACGGGCGAGGGCTCGATCATATGCTTCGGTTGGGAGAATGGTCGGACCGGATGTCCATTGTTCGTCGATGTATTGTATTATGATAAGGGACTCGCATATGGGTTTATCGTCATGGATCATTACTGGGATTTTTTTGTGAACCGGGTTTGATTTCAGAAGAAGCTCACTCTTTGAGTCGAATGTCTGCTCTAGATATTCATAGTCAACTGATTTGAGATTGAGGGCGATCTGAACCCGGTTCGAGAAGGGACTCTGGAACGCTCCCAGAAGCTTTACTGAACTTTTTCCTTCCATGAATAAAAATCtagtgagagagagagattgtAGAAATTTTTGGTGTGAGAAGATTGTGAATTTTGATGAGAGATTTTAAATGGCCTTCCTGCCTTGCGCAGTAAGCGAGATCTCAAATAATTGTCAAAACCAAGGTTTGAAAATGGTGGATTCAGTAAATTAAGAACACGTAGCAGCAGAGGAAACAGAACGTCAATCTTGACTGTATTgcctttttttttccttttctttgacCATTCCGTAGACTAAATTGAATAACTTATTTGTttagtctttttttttcattaaattaaaatattatatagttgtTTATCTTAGGTCTCCTTCTAGTATATACTAGGgcttattttaataatatgaattatttgaaaaataattattaatgttgaTTATGAGGAagtgtataattttttttataaaattatttcaatgtattaatatataataataaattaaaacataacatattttaatattttgattaataaattaagtgatataatgaaaaaatgtaaaattaggTTGTTTGGatttagattatattaataaatcaaataaaataaggcCTTAATGTATACAAATATTGAAAAATGATAGGGCAATGAAAGAAGGCCACGAATGTGACGTGGCATGTCACGTTTCCCAACttggaccatttaaaaaaaatattatatatatttttatttttattttttgcatttctccctttttttcaCTCTATTTTCTCCAACTCTCTCTTCGGCGTATCTTCAGCTCCCTCTCCGGCAATTTCTTCCTTTCAACGATTTAGTGTCTTTTTCCTTTCAGCAATTCGGCGCCATCTTCCTTCTGCTTCTTCAGTTTGAAATGGTAAGTCTTCATTTCTACTATCATCCGTCTGCTCTTCGTTTTCGTTTCTCttcatttctctttatttatctAAACCTATGTCTCTTCGTTTTAGGAGAAGCTTATTCCTACAACAACTACATCAACCAATTATGTCGAAAATCTCAAAGGTAAAATCCCGAATATTCCTACATGCATATCTACTCTTATTTAGATGTGTCccgaaaatatttattttcggGGCGTTTTTGTTTAGCGATTAGGTTTTACGATTTGGGTTTTGATAGATTTTTGGTTGGAGCTGGTCAAAATGTGCACATTCAAGACGTTTATGTCATGAATATGAACACTTTCGGGACATTTATGTCCCAACATTTTCGGAGCATAAACTTCCTTAGAGTATTCATATTTGGAAGAAAACATCCCGAGAGTGTTCATATTCAGGACATAAACGTTTATATTCGACACGTTTTTCCAAAAATGATTATTTTCGGGACATTTATTTCCTGAATATGAGCACTTTCAGGATGTTTATGTCCCGAATATGCACACTTTCGGGATATTTCTCTTGAATATGAATACTTTCAGGACGTTTATGTTCCGAATATGAACACTTTCGGGACGTTTATGTCCTGAACAATTGTTCgaatatgttaataattttctcaattacacaaaattaacataattgacatattttcttatttacactAGATTAACATAATTAACTATCTTAATAATCAAGttacaaaattaacataattattctTATGTGTCGTCCATGCTGAGGTAGTAGGCATTCACGTCTATTGTCGACCCTACCTGCGAAAGTTAGAATGACAAGAGAAACATGAATGAAGTGTCAGACATACTCAAATTTGGATGTTGCGGAGCTGATGTTGGAGTTGGAATTGAAGTTGTAGTAGGCTGAaacaaaaaacaattacaaaacTTTAATAACATGGTAAATAATTAAGACAAAGAATAATGCACACAAACATTCTTTCGTGATCTCGAGAAAAACTTTTTCGCAATTTTTTCAATGAAAGATTATTCCTCTTAGTTGGAGATACTTTCACATGGGAGTGTATCAA is part of the Impatiens glandulifera chromosome 1, dImpGla2.1, whole genome shotgun sequence genome and encodes:
- the LOC124921677 gene encoding glutathione S-transferase U17-like gives rise to the protein MEGKSSVKLLGAFQSPFSNRVQIALNLKSVDYEYLEQTFDSKSELLLKSNPVHKKIPVMIHDDKPICESLIIIQYIDEQWTSGPTILPTEAYDRALARFWAAYLDDKLFPCLFEYCITEPEEEKPTKFERVREGLALLEEAFMKTSKGKTFFGGENIGLLDISFGSFLGLLKTGEKMMNVKILEESTTPNLVAWADCFLSHQAVKGVVPETDVLVELAKKLKPMEKSHPKN